One part of the Syngnathus acus chromosome 17, fSynAcu1.2, whole genome shotgun sequence genome encodes these proteins:
- the LOC119137000 gene encoding tissue factor-like, whose translation MASMRIALCLGVYMSAWIITVADEHAPQAENVLWVSLDFKTLLMWTTTPSTNTFTVQYSWDNSEKWIKSPNCIQIEETECDLTTDLEPLDRTYTAKIQTEPTDYDNGDDDLPHTYSPPFNPYGQSEISAANFTVEVVEEGKVRVNIEDPLTSFHKYGRQLTIRDILKGDLQYKISYYKSGNTGKRDIIFKSNKGEVSGLDADQSYCFMVAAFIPSRDKLHQQGAWSIQQCTPGQKNVFQELSLGALVGGLFILLLILIVIITVTVVCCRRRNRASQIYQSSTVV comes from the exons ATGGCCTCAATGAGAATAGCTCTTTGTCTTGGAGTCTACATGTCTGCTTGGATTATCACAGTTGCAG ATGAACATGCACCACAAGCCGAGAATGTACTTTGGGTATCTCTGGATTTTAAAACTCTCCTCATGTGGACTACAACGCCATCAACAAACACGTTTACTGTCCAGTATTCTTG GGACAACAGTGAAAAGTGGATTAAAAGTCCCAACTGCATCCAAATAGAAGAGACAGAGTGCGATCTAACCACTGACCTTGAACCTCTCGATAG GACATATACTGCTAAAATTCAAACAGAACCTACAGACTATGACAATGGGGATGACGATTTACCTCACACTTACTCACCACCCTTCAACCCTTATGGGCAGA GTGAGATTAGTGCAGCAAATTTCACTGTGGAGGTTGTGGAAGAAGGCAAAGTGAGAGTCAACATCGAAGATCCTCTAACCAGTTTCCACAAATACGGGAGGCAACTCACCATCAGAGACATTCTTAAGGGTGACCTTCAGTACAAGATCAGCTATTACAAGTCTGGAAATACAGGAAAG AGAGACATCATATTCAAGTCCAATAAAGGAGAAGTGTCTGGGTTGGATGCAGATCAAAGTTACTGCTTCATGGTGGCAGCTTTCATCCCCTCAAGAGACAAACTGCACCAGCAAGGAGCCTGGAGCATCCAGCAGTGTACCCCCggacaaaaaaatgtctttcaag AGCTGAGTCTCGGAGCTTTGGTTGGTGGACTTTTTATCCTGCTATTAATTCtcattgtcatcatcacaGTGACAGTTGTATGCTGCAGACGAAGAAACAGAGCCTCGCAAATATATCAGTCATCTACAGTTGTTTAA